In the genome of Acidobacteriota bacterium, the window GCGAAACCGTCTGAAGACTTGCAAGCCGTAAGACCACTTCGCTACGGCTAGCCTCGGGAAGGGCTTTGAGCACCGTTGAAGCTGTAGTTGGATTCAGATGAGCCAGAACGACGGCAATGGTCTGGACGTTTTCTGCCTGAAATAGCTTCGCGAGCTGCTGCGGATCGGTCTTTTGTAACGCCTCAAAATTTGCTGGAGCCTCTATGGCGTGCATTACCTTATCTGTCAGCTTCTTGGCATTCTCAGCACCAAAGCTATTCACTAAGAGTCGCTTCGCGTAATCAACTCCGCCCGTGGAAACATAACTTCGGGCCGTCAGCAATTGATGAAATTCCTCGACGACACCGTCAGACACCTGTGATTTCACATTTGGCAGCATCGCGAGTTCTTTCGATAGTAGCTGCACTTCTTCCTCGTCCAAGTGCTTGAAGAGCGCCGTGGCAGCTTCCTCGCCGAGCGAGAGACACAATATCGCCGCCTTGCGCGCCCCTGAGATCTCCTCAGGCGGACGAATAGAAATAGCCATCGATACATCGTCGGTCGGTGGTGCTTCTAAAGCTTCGGTTGGTTGCTCCACTGTCGGGGTCATACAATTTTGATCAATTTATGCGTTCTCACGGAGCCAGCCCCGCATCGTACTTACAACCAGATCGGTATCGTCAATGCTCTGCGCGGCGATCTGCCTGCGGATAGCCTCGATCCTTTCGGCGTCGGCATTTATATGTCCGTTTTCACCATTGATTTCGGCCTGTAATTCCGACACGGTCATCATCTGCTGATGATCCGGTGTTCCCCTGTCAATTTGTCGGGGTGTCTCTGCCTGTGCGGCACGGCGTTCCTCAAAGCTTGATCCTTCGGCTAGTAATTTAGTTTCTTCAGCGGCTACCGATGCCGCTTTCAGCGCCTTGCGCGCCGGTCGGATGACGAATATCAGAAGCAGGATCGCGATCAGAACAAGGGTTCCATATTTGATCACTGTGGGGATCAGAGCCTTATTTTTGTCGAGAAATGAGGTCGAAGTTGCCGGTTCTATCTGGGGCTTACTGAAGGGCATTGTTTGAACTACAACCGTATCGCCGCGAGCCGCGTCGATACCGACTGCTGCCGCAACGAGATCCTGGATCTGCTTGATCTCATCGGCCGTTCTTGCAACCTCGACCCCCTCAACCGATTTGTGATCAACCACAACTGAAACGTTGAGTTTATTAACCCGTCCGCCGCCGCCAATGGTTTTCTTAATGGTCTTGTCGATCTCGTAATTTACCGTGGACGTGTTTCGTTGGTCTGCAGTTGCAGCGGCAGTCGCCGTAACCGGAATCACCGGGGTCGGCATCGTTTGCGGATTATTAGATCTCGCGCCGACCGGTGCGTTGACCTGTTGAGCCGGATTATTACGGATCTCCTGCCCGACCTGCTGCGAACGGACCACCTGCGATTTCGGATCAAATTTCTCTTCGCTCTGCTCGGTCTGGCTGAAATCAATATCCGCTGAAACATCGGCACGAACCCGGTTATAACCAACAACTGGTTCTATCAAAGCGATCAGCCGGGTAGCACTCTCGGCCTCGAATTTACGCTTCGATTCAAGCTGGGCGGTAAAAGCTCCTGTATCACTCATTCCACCCGGCCGATGCTTGCCAGCAGCAACAAGAAGCCGCCCGGACGTGTCCATAACGGAAACACCTGTTGGCTCGAGGCCCTCGATCGAGCTAGCCACGAGGCTGACGATCGCATTCGATCGTTCGCTAGAAAGTTCTTTATTTTGCCTGATGCGAACAACAACCGAAGCTTTTGCTCCGTCCTCTTTTTCAGTAAAAACCGATTCTTTTTTGGGTGTGACATGAACGCGAGCAGATTCTACCTCGTCCATGGCCTCGAGTGTTTTTGCGAGTTCGCCTTCGATCGCACGGCGATAATTGATCTGCTGGGCGAAATCGGTAGCACCAAAACTCGTCTTGTCGAAAAGGTCAAAGCCAACATGCCCGCCGGTAATTGCACCTTCGCTAGCCATCTTAATACGAAGTTCCTGGATCTTTTCCTCGGGGACTGAGATAACGGTTCCGCTGTCTGTCAAGGTGTACGGAACATTAGCGACCTTTAGCTTTTCACTGATCTTTTGGGCGTCCTCAGGGGTAAGTTTAGTAAACAATACACCGTAATTGGGCTGTGAGCCGTAGTAAAATAGGGCTCCGATCAGACCAAGGGTTCCGACGACCGCCGCAACGGTCGCGACCCGGCCCGATGCGGACATCCGGCTCCATATTTCCTTGAACTGTATTAAAGGTGATGCCATTTACTGTTCAGAAATCCTTAAACCGGCATTCTCATGATCTCGTCAAAAGCTCCGATCAGCTTGTTGCGAACCTGGAGCCCGAGCTGAAATTTAAGATCGGCGGTTTGCAGGGCGATGATCGTTTTGTGTAAGTCGGGCGATTCGCCGGTCACTGCTTTTGAGATCTCGTTTTCCGCGCTTTTCTGCGTCTCGTCGATCGATTCGACCGCATCTTTGATCGCCGAACCGAATCCATCGCCACCGCCGGAGATCCTCGCGGCTCCTGTAGTTCCACCCGATAACGGTGTCGTCTGGTTGATATTTCCTATCTGCATTGGTTGTTACACGTCGCCGAGATTTAAACTGACGCGTGCCATTTCTTTTGCTGTGCCGAAAACAGTAGCATTCGCCTCAAATGCACGAGCTGCCGACATCATGTTTACCGTTTCTTCGAGCGGGTCTACATCGGGCAAGTTTACGTAGCCGTCGTTGTCCGCATCCGGGTTCCAAGGCTGATGCTGCCTGTTCGGAAGCTGGTTTTCGTCAGCAGTAACAACTTCAGAACTAACACCCTGCGGCTTTAGCCCGTTTCCGCCGAGTCCGTTTTCTGCTGAAATTTCTCCCCACTTATCTTTAACGTCGATCGCCGTGAAAACTACGTCGCGCCGCTTATATACCTTGCCGTCAGTCGACCGCGTAGAATTGGCATTCGCGAG includes:
- the fliG gene encoding flagellar motor switch protein FliG; amino-acid sequence: MAISIRPPEEISGARKAAILCLSLGEEAATALFKHLDEEEVQLLSKELAMLPNVKSQVSDGVVEEFHQLLTARSYVSTGGVDYAKRLLVNSFGAENAKKLTDKVMHAIEAPANFEALQKTDPQQLAKLFQAENVQTIAVVLAHLNPTTASTVLKALPEASRSEVVLRLASLQTVSQDVVKRIANILNQKLSSVSGLSRTRVGGVRAVADICNSLDRETMRLMLEQIEGENPELSLEIRSLMVTFEDILLVDDAGIREIMQRVDKKVLALALKGTMPELQDRFYSNMSSRAVEMMKEEMDFMGQVKLKDVTGAQREVVEILRLLDEQGIVSLSGGAGGDEYVS
- the fliF gene encoding flagellar M-ring protein FliF, which produces MASPLIQFKEIWSRMSASGRVATVAAVVGTLGLIGALFYYGSQPNYGVLFTKLTPEDAQKISEKLKVANVPYTLTDSGTVISVPEEKIQELRIKMASEGAITGGHVGFDLFDKTSFGATDFAQQINYRRAIEGELAKTLEAMDEVESARVHVTPKKESVFTEKEDGAKASVVVRIRQNKELSSERSNAIVSLVASSIEGLEPTGVSVMDTSGRLLVAAGKHRPGGMSDTGAFTAQLESKRKFEAESATRLIALIEPVVGYNRVRADVSADIDFSQTEQSEEKFDPKSQVVRSQQVGQEIRNNPAQQVNAPVGARSNNPQTMPTPVIPVTATAAATADQRNTSTVNYEIDKTIKKTIGGGGRVNKLNVSVVVDHKSVEGVEVARTADEIKQIQDLVAAAVGIDAARGDTVVVQTMPFSKPQIEPATSTSFLDKNKALIPTVIKYGTLVLIAILLLIFVIRPARKALKAASVAAEETKLLAEGSSFEERRAAQAETPRQIDRGTPDHQQMMTVSELQAEINGENGHINADAERIEAIRRQIAAQSIDDTDLVVSTMRGWLRENA
- the fliE gene encoding flagellar hook-basal body complex protein FliE, which encodes MQIGNINQTTPLSGGTTGAARISGGGDGFGSAIKDAVESIDETQKSAENEISKAVTGESPDLHKTIIALQTADLKFQLGLQVRNKLIGAFDEIMRMPV
- the flgC gene encoding flagellar basal body rod protein FlgC codes for the protein MSLYTIFKISSQGMTAQRERLEAASTNLANANSTRSTDGKVYKRRDVVFTAIDVKDKWGEISAENGLGGNGLKPQGVSSEVVTADENQLPNRQHQPWNPDADNDGYVNLPDVDPLEETVNMMSAARAFEANATVFGTAKEMARVSLNLGDV